TTTTGAGGCTCGCAAAGCTCCCTCCCACTCGCACAAAATTCCGCCCTCATGGTCCCACTACCATTACTTGGCCTCCTTATCTCATCTTTACAAGGACAATTAAAcccattatatatatgtgtattaaAAACATCtcccctttccacttttttttctattacgCTCCCTGTTCCACCTATAGCCTCTCCCACACATAGGCAGAAGAAGTCATTAATTAATGTCTTTCCAACCAGCTTGTCTCCATAAGAACCGCAGCTCGTGCCCGCATTGTCGACATTATTGAACAGCAGtgatttgtttcccctcatgGCTTGCTCTAGAGTTTTATTCTCATTTCTTGCAACATCCACAGCGTCGCCATACACAGCTCTCAGCATATTATCTTCAGCAGAACGACTTGCGTATAAGGCTTTTGTCCTATTGACTTcaatttcttccttcagcttcTTCACCTTCTCAAATAGTTTCTTCATCTCCTGATATGCTGTCGTGCTGTTACCTGAATCACTTGAGCCTTTACTACCACCAGCCGCCGTCTGTTTGaccatttcctccaacttaTTCATAatctctccttccttctcgcGATTCTCAAAGGAAGGTTGTGGAGCTTCTACCTGCGTAATTCTGTAAATCTTGCACAGTGTCTCGAACTCACCAGCGTTATGGAGCTTATAACTCTCATCAATATATTCTGTAACCTTGCTCCAGTCAATCAATTCTGTGCTCCATTTGAACGACCCCAAATCCCcctgaaaggaaggagataaAACAGTCGCAAACAGCCCAACAGTAAACACTATTTCATACCTCATCGTGATCCTGTTCATACATCAATTAGTCAAAAAGAGAGAATCACAAACTTATAATTACAGTCATTACTGATATTGGCAGACACACTCAACAGACATATACAACCAAATATCGGATCTTGAAAGTGCCTGACACAAACCAATTACAGCAGCACCCAACACAACGTAACACACGTCGGAAACAAGCAGTTACATGAATTCCCTTGTCTGAAGCTGGACATCAACGTTAGACTTCCTCACAACTGCGGTATTCTCCTTTTCGTTACACCATTTCTCCTAATTTCTTCATCCAACATATTCACTTCCTTACTCTCCATGCCAGGTAATTACACTTTCCCAACTTAGTTGTGCTACCGCTTCCTTGAGTTTCTCAATGAGCTCATCTACTCTCCAGATGAACACTTCCACTACCATAATGGGTACTTGCACATTCATGCTATGTTTTTCCATACCCTCCTCCGACCCCATTACTTTCAGTTGTTACTTTATGCCTTTACTCTCTAATAGATTACGCGCTTAATTCGCATGCATGTCTTACCCTTATCCAATGCACACAACTTTGCTACTGAGCCTCATTTAGCatatcctcctcctttcataCACGTATTGACAACAGCCTTTGCTCCTCTCTTTGTGAACAAGCACAACCGCTTGCCATCCATTTTCTTAAGCCATACActagaaaagataaaagttGTATTTTCAAAACACCGTCTCAAACAATTATGCTCATTACTGAAGCCCTTGATTATGTGGTGACATGATGGGATATTATGTTAGCCACCAACACACCAAAAAATAGAACAGCTCCAAAATAACGAGTGACCCTCCCTGTTTTTACCTCCATTTAGATCATTTGCCACACCCACCAGTCACCATCCTTAGAGATACGCTGGTAGAAAAAAACGGATGTTACATACGTAACCGCTCATCCTTTCAATGAACTCTTATCACCCTCACTCCACGCAGGTTCTTTGCATaaccaaaaataaatggcAACAAAACTACTCTTGTGAGCACAAAACCAAATATTTCTTCCTTACTTCACATGCAGAAAGAATTAACACACCCCACTACCCTACAATACAAATGGTGGAGGGACAACCACGGTCACTACCACTCACAATTAAGATAACCAAGACAGGGATACTCCAGATAAAGAAATTATCAGTTGAAAAGGATGTGAGCACGCACACGTAaagttatttttattatggAACGAGAGAAAATATCTGAAAGTATCTGTCAGACGGTGGAATTAGTGCTTTTCACATTATCAATGCTATTGGTGTCGAACAGCAACGAAGTGAAACTCCTGTGGACTTCGTTGAAACGAAAGTAAAGTGAAGTGATATTGGACATCATTTCGGTAAGTACTGAAGGCGGTTGTCCAGCAGCAAAAGATGCGATGAGGGGATCAAATATGATTAACAAGGTGGTCGCTAAATTCCCCACAATTAAAATTTACGATTTCATCCAGCTTGCCCTCACGACTGCCATCAGCATCCTCGCAATAAGGTTAACTTTTGATATGCAGCAACGTCCATTACACTTTTGAAAAGTTCATCAACCACAAACTTCCTAATAGTATTGAAGCTGAGTTTTACCCGAATAGTTTAATTGAACCCGTCTACAGCTTATTCCCTTGCGATTGTGTCATTTTCGCTGTATGAGATTACGAACTTTAACTTGGTTCCCTCTCTTTCAGGACGTTCACTCCACTCTTGCACGTTACTCATGATTACATTAGGGTTATTCACGCCTGTTGTCACACTGTCCTTTCAAAAATTATGTCGTTATCACGCTTCACACGTGTTTCTCTCGTAAACGAAGCTGTGATTTAGTTACTGACTCTCCGTCCAGCCTCTGTGTCACGCATCGCCCGCCTTACTGGGCGTTTGCACACTTATGCACGGACTTGTAGCAACGGGTTTCAAAGGCATATGAAGCTGAACGCTTCGGCGACCACCACtgcacgtttttttttgcgccgCGCTTCTCCTCTCATGGGCACTGTTTTGTGCTGGCTCCTGCGCATCCAAATCATCTGTCGTGACTCCCGCCATATGGCTATGCCTCGCCCCCGAACTCACTTCCTGTGGCGGCAGCTGCAAGGCGTGCCGGCTATCAGGCCCTGGTGTTTGCTCCCCCGAAgccctttcccctcctttgtCTCCCCTGTTGCTGTCTTCGGCGTTTCTTTCTGATGTTTCCaattcctcccccttttggcCCACCCGCTGTCCGCTGGATCCAGCCACCGAGGATGCAGCTCCAACCGAAACTTTGGAGCCTTCAGGGGGCTTTGCGACCTGATCGTCGTTCCTGCTCCCGGCTGCAACATCACTTGGTTGTCCGGTCACCATGGGAGAGACTTCTTTAGAGACCGGGGCCGATGGACTAGTTCTTTCTGCGGCTGCACTCGACGTAACACTCCCCCTCATTTCTTGCTGTTGGGCACCAACACCAAGTGTGCTTGGTGCTGCGTTGCCACCAGCTGGGGGAGACGAAGCAGGCCTCGAGACTACCCCGCTTTGGCCGCTGCCGGCTGTATTCCAAGACCAGCAGTTGTGTTGACTGCTGGAAGAGGTCCAGTAAGCATCACATCTCGGGGTAGTCCCTGAAACTACCACCGAAGATTTCGATGCACCGCATCCCAAAAACAACGTCAGCATTAAAAATTGAACCGTTATGAGTCTGATCATTGTTCTTTCGGAGTTTGGCTGAACGAACCATGAAGAATATTAGCTTCAGAGCGGCTCGATCCGTTGATCTATGGgagaacacaaaaaaaaccaggtaaggaaaaggaagcgcCAAACCCAAGATAAATGAATCACTCCTAACCCACATTCCTTCTACAAGTTCCTATTTAAAAATGTCACATTAGCATCTTCACTCACAACAGTCCTCAACTAATCCACTCCTACATCCTTGCGCTTCTGTCACATCATTCCTCTACCTCCACTTGCAACACTTCCTTAGTGCTTGCGGCGCAACGTGTCTGAAGAACCGATCGtgcaaacaagaaaaaaaatcaacctAGGAAACGCTACTAGAGCTCCTTTCTTCGCACCCTTCATCTgaataaacaaatgaaaggatCCACGTTCTTGCCGAAACTTGCCTACTGTTTATTGGCGGTCGGTATTAATTACAATTGGTCCCCGCAGATGGAATGTGAATCGGCTTCTTATTAGCTCTGCAAAACTGATATTAACCCCAATAggaatagtttttttttccagaatAGAGAAAGATATACACTAACATTACGTTGTTCTGAGTGTCCGCATCACCGCTACTGCTCTTCGCAGAGGAAACAACGCCACGGCACATACTCAGGGGAAAAATCAAACAGAGCAACATCATACTAGCAGAGCTGCAGTGTTCCACACGACAGTAACCCAGCAgcaaaaaattatttttgttagAATAAACGGAAATATGGATAAAGATATTTCTCTTGTTTTCCATCAACGTCGTCAATAGCACTGTTTCAAACAGATACCATCAGCTGAGTTTAAATTCAACTGGAAAACGAAGAAGTAATATTAACGCATTTCCCTCGCTTTAccattatatttatttaatacTCATATGTTAAGCCTCCTCCAACTGCCGCCGATGTCTACATGCACCAACCGAGTGCGTCTCCTGTTTAAAATAACCCCCAAGTGAGGAGATATGCACGCGACGACATATTCAAAAAAACATCCAAACCACGCTACGTAGTTCTCGTTGTCCATAGGATTGTTTCGTAAGAAATTTTTCTGTCGTTCAGGCGCAATTCCATGGgagccaacaaaaaaaaatctgttgCAGATTATTGAGAACACAAACGGAGAATGCATAACACAGCGAACGCTTTATACGCTCTTCCTTTATAAGTTGTCGTGATAGACTGGTTAACCCCGACAGCACATTTGCTTCTTTAAGAAGATTGACAGCATCCGTACCCGTGCCCCAAGTTTGCAACAAATAACGTCAATGACGTATCATTTCCACATAGTCAACCTTCTTATGGAGGTTCAAACCGTTACGCGACATACAGCCACTGGAAGTATAAGCGTCAGTAAAGATGGGGATTAACATTTGAGGACGTTGACTTTACGCTCACCTCACGAAATTTCACGATGCAACCGGTGCGCCTCTTCTCCATATCGATCTGACGTGTAATGGGAGTAGCCACATATTAAAATTCAGTGCTTCAATGTCAACGAAAGTTTCCTTCACGCTTGCTTCGTTGATGCCGTTGTGCTCAACATTATTCTGACCTGCGTCATTACGTCTATTCGACTAGGTGGAATAGCCccttttacaaaaaaaaaacacgtgcGAACAATAATGCCCTATGCGTCCAGAGCACATTCTTCGCTGTGTGAGGGCCAAGAAGTGGTTGTAGCAGACAGCACAAGACACCTACTCAAATcgagaaaaacaaacgtaGTAACGCTCACAGCTACAGTGTTGCAAATAATAgtgaaaatgttttttttccatactGTAATGGCTTCTGGTGTATGGATACTATGAGATTTCATTACATTTAACTCGGGGCCCTTACACTCGCTTCTAGTTTGTACGCATACACTTTCATCTTCCACTTTTTCCGGTGAAGAGTATGAAGAAGTTCGGGTCAAAACGGCACACGCTGTGATTCAGTTATCTCTAATTTGTGTAACACATCATCGACCGGGA
This sequence is a window from Trypanosoma brucei gambiense DAL972 chromosome 7, complete sequence. Protein-coding genes within it:
- a CDS encoding expression site-associated gene 2 (ESAG2),(fragment); amino-acid sequence: MNRITMRYEIVFTVGLFATVLSPSFQGDLGSFKWSTELIDWSKVTEYIDESYKLHNAGEFETLCKIYRITQVEAPQPSFENREKEGEIMNKLEEMVKQTAAGGSKGSSDSGNSTTAYQEMKKLFEKVKKLKEEIEVNRTKALYASRSAEDNMLRAVYGDAVDVARNENKTLEQAMRGNKSLLFNNVDNAGTSCGSYGDKLVGKTLINDFFCLCVGEAIGGTGSVIEKKVERGDVFNTHIYNGFNCPCKDEIRRPSNGSGTMRAEFCASGRELCEPQ
- a CDS encoding expression site-associated gene (ESAG) protein,putative, which translates into the protein MIRLITVQFLMLTLFLGCGASKSSVVVSGTTPRCDAYWTSSSSQHNCWSWNTAGSGQSGVVSRPASSPPAGGNAAPSTLGVGAQQQEMRGSVTSSAAAERTSPSAPVSKEVSPMVTGQPSDVAAGSRNDDQVAKPPEGSKVSVGAASSVAGSSGQRVGQKGEELETSERNAEDSNRGDKGGERASGEQTPGPDSRHALQLPPQEVSSGARHSHMAGVTTDDLDAQEPAQNSAHERRSAAQKKTCSGGRRSVQLHMPLKPVATSPCISVQTPSKAGDA